A stretch of Methanobrevibacter sp. YE315 DNA encodes these proteins:
- a CDS encoding NAD-dependent epimerase/dehydratase family protein — MKNKNILITGGLGFIGSHIADEVLKDNQVTILDNLSTGNINHLNEPEHNNLKIIEGDIRNTNLDDLTSNIDYIFHLAAMASVPLSIDKPVECTDINLNATVKLLKSAVDNDVKKIIFSSSSSVYGQNRNMPLKESEQPMPTSPYAASKASCELYLKSFYDSYGLNYVSLRYFNVFGPKQDKNSQYAAVIPNFITAILENTQPEIYGDGEQTRDFIYIKDVVKANINACESDYNGIVNIASGEKLSINRLYEIIKETLNSDLEPIYLPERQGDIKHSLADISNMEKINLKIDSTDFENQLIETINWFKTIL; from the coding sequence ATGAAAAATAAAAATATTTTAATTACAGGTGGGCTTGGATTTATCGGTTCTCACATCGCAGATGAAGTTTTAAAGGACAACCAAGTCACAATACTGGATAATCTATCCACTGGGAATATTAATCATTTAAATGAACCAGAACATAATAATTTAAAAATAATCGAAGGAGACATTCGCAATACTAATTTAGATGATTTAACATCAAATATAGATTATATATTCCATCTTGCAGCTATGGCAAGTGTTCCATTGAGTATCGATAAACCCGTTGAATGCACAGACATAAACCTTAATGCCACCGTGAAACTTTTAAAATCTGCTGTTGACAACGATGTTAAGAAAATAATATTCTCATCTTCCTCATCAGTATACGGCCAAAATAGGAATATGCCTTTAAAGGAAAGCGAGCAGCCGATGCCTACATCACCTTATGCGGCATCAAAAGCGAGCTGTGAGCTGTATTTGAAGTCATTTTATGACAGTTATGGCCTGAATTATGTTTCACTAAGATATTTCAATGTATTTGGTCCAAAGCAGGATAAAAATTCCCAATATGCTGCGGTGATACCTAATTTCATTACTGCAATCCTTGAAAACACCCAACCCGAAATTTATGGGGACGGCGAACAGACCAGGGATTTCATCTACATCAAGGACGTCGTAAAGGCAAACATAAATGCCTGCGAATCAGATTATAACGGAATTGTAAACATCGCATCCGGTGAGAAACTGAGCATAAACAGATTATATGAAATAATAAAAGAGACCCTTAACAGTGATTTGGAACCTATTTATCTTCCGGAACGCCAAGGGGACATCAAACACTCACTGGCAGACATCAGCAATATGGAAAAAATCAACTTGAAAATAGATTCTACAGACTTTGAAAATCAGCTAATTGAAACCATAAACTGGTTCAAAACAATTTTATAA
- a CDS encoding helix-turn-helix domain-containing protein — MNQYNKDIGNRIRELRELSDITIKEISQELNITEETYIQYENAEADIPASFLYELAHIFKVDLGLLLTGEESRMSIFDITRANKGISVDRRKEYTHENLCSNFINKKAETFLVVVDPEKNPVPSLNSHPGQEFNYVLEGSLKIYIHNNEIVLNEGDCIFFDSTHRHAMVALNDKPAKFLAVII; from the coding sequence ATGAATCAATACAACAAAGATATTGGAAACAGAATTAGAGAATTGAGAGAACTATCCGACATTACTATTAAAGAAATTTCACAAGAGCTAAACATTACAGAAGAAACCTACATCCAATATGAAAATGCTGAAGCAGACATTCCGGCAAGCTTCTTATATGAACTTGCACATATTTTTAAAGTTGATTTAGGCTTATTATTAACTGGTGAAGAAAGCAGAATGAGTATTTTTGATATTACTCGTGCAAACAAAGGAATTTCAGTAGACAGAAGAAAAGAATATACTCATGAAAACTTATGTTCAAATTTCATTAATAAAAAAGCAGAAACATTCCTTGTTGTAGTGGACCCTGAAAAAAATCCTGTTCCTTCACTTAATTCACACCCTGGTCAGGAATTCAACTATGTTCTTGAAGGTTCCTTAAAAATTTATATACACAACAACGAAATCGTGTTAAATGAAGGAGACTGCATCTTCTTTGATTCAACACACAGACATGCAATGGTAGCACTAAACGACAAACCCGCTAAATTCTTAGCAGTAATCATATAA
- a CDS encoding 3-methyl-2-oxobutanoate dehydrogenase subunit VorB — protein MSNQMVKGNTAVIIGAMYAGCDCFFGYPITPASEILHEASKYFPMVGRNFVQAESEEASINMVYGASGTGHRVMTSSSGPGISLMQEGFTFLAGAELPAVIVDIMRAGPGLGNIGPEQGDYNQIVKGGGHGNYKNIVLAPNSVQEMCDLTMKAFELADKWRNPVVVLADGTLGQMAEPLVFPEEAIEPKNDKPWAVKGNKDTMENLITSIFNDFNDLEDFNYKLQEKYAKIEAEEVVYEEYQVEDAEIVLVSYGISSRIARSAVDKARENGIKVGLLRPITLSPFPVDKIKELSDKGVSFISVEMSNGQLLSDVQFAALRKEDTHLVNRMGGNLIELKQILAKIYEIAGFEDEDIDLSRRSEEKASPNIID, from the coding sequence ATGAGTAATCAAATGGTAAAAGGAAATACTGCAGTTATCATTGGTGCAATGTATGCTGGTTGTGATTGTTTCTTTGGATACCCAATTACTCCTGCAAGTGAAATTCTACACGAAGCATCAAAATACTTCCCAATGGTTGGAAGAAACTTTGTGCAGGCTGAAAGTGAAGAAGCATCAATCAATATGGTTTACGGTGCATCAGGTACCGGCCACAGAGTAATGACTTCCTCATCAGGACCTGGTATCAGCTTAATGCAAGAAGGATTCACATTCCTTGCGGGCGCAGAACTTCCTGCCGTAATCGTTGATATTATGAGAGCAGGACCGGGACTTGGAAATATCGGACCTGAACAAGGGGACTACAACCAGATTGTTAAAGGTGGAGGTCACGGAAACTATAAAAACATAGTTTTAGCTCCAAACAGCGTTCAGGAAATGTGTGACTTGACAATGAAGGCATTCGAACTTGCAGACAAATGGAGAAATCCTGTAGTCGTTTTGGCAGATGGTACCTTAGGCCAAATGGCTGAACCGTTAGTTTTCCCAGAAGAAGCTATTGAGCCAAAAAACGACAAGCCTTGGGCAGTTAAGGGGAACAAGGACACTATGGAAAATCTTATCACTTCAATCTTTAACGACTTCAATGACTTGGAGGATTTCAACTACAAGCTTCAGGAAAAATATGCTAAAATCGAAGCTGAAGAGGTTGTCTATGAAGAGTACCAAGTTGAAGATGCTGAAATCGTTTTGGTTTCATATGGTATCAGCAGCAGAATCGCAAGATCCGCCGTTGACAAAGCCCGTGAAAATGGTATAAAGGTCGGGCTTTTAAGACCTATTACATTATCACCTTTCCCAGTTGACAAGATAAAAGAATTGTCAGACAAAGGCGTCAGCTTCATCTCAGTTGAAATGAGTAACGGCCAGTTATTGTCAGATGTACAATTTGCAGCTTTAAGAAAAGAGGATACTCATTTAGTCAACAGAATGGGTGGAAACCTAATTGAATTGAAACAGATTCTTGCAAAGATTTATGAAATAGCAGGATTCGAAGATGAAGACATAGACTTGTCCAGAAGAAGTGAGGAAAAAGCCAGCCCGAATATAATTGATTAG
- a CDS encoding AMP-binding protein: MTAVIGDFLERVDFNSYEDFFENFKLKYDDDYNFGFDVVDKYAEIDPDKIALIWVNDDDEEHTFTFKEMKEYSNRAANLFKRLGIVKGDRVMLTLKNRYEFWFCMIALHKIGAIPIPGTHMLKLHDIDFRIKEAEVKMVVSVEEDSLLPDYEAAEKSLGIDLIKLVIETDRDGWINFNKAIMEESPEFERPTGEDKTYAEEVFLIYFTSGTSGPPKMVSHKHTYSLGHIPTAKYWHNVVEDGIHHTAADTGWGKAVWGNLYGQWIAGTSIFIYDYDRFNGIKLLEKIIKYKVDTFCAPPTIYRFIIKENIEGYDLSNLKYVTTAGEPLPPEVSERFYDLSGLRIKEGFGQTETTLSIGTFIWLDAKVASIGKPSPLFDLELLDENDNRVEIGDEGELCFKMNDGPNPGLFKDYVNDDEKYKKQIHDGYYHCGDTAWVDEDGYVHFVGRNDDIIKSSGYRIGPYEVESAVLSHEAVAHCAITAYPDEVRGQIVKATIILQPGFEPSDSLTKDIQNHVKRVTAPYKYPRMVEYTDEIPETISGKTRRVEIREKDQK, encoded by the coding sequence ATGACAGCAGTAATCGGAGATTTTTTAGAGAGAGTTGACTTCAACTCATATGAAGACTTTTTTGAAAACTTTAAATTAAAATATGATGATGACTACAATTTCGGATTTGATGTGGTCGATAAATATGCTGAAATAGACCCTGATAAAATAGCATTGATTTGGGTCAATGACGATGATGAAGAGCATACCTTCACATTTAAGGAAATGAAGGAATATTCCAACAGAGCCGCCAACCTATTTAAAAGATTAGGAATCGTTAAAGGCGACCGCGTAATGCTAACCCTTAAAAACAGATACGAATTCTGGTTCTGTATGATTGCATTGCACAAGATTGGGGCAATACCAATTCCTGGAACACACATGCTGAAACTTCATGATATTGATTTCAGAATAAAGGAAGCTGAAGTTAAGATGGTAGTATCCGTAGAAGAGGATTCATTGCTTCCTGATTATGAAGCAGCTGAAAAATCATTAGGAATCGATTTGATAAAACTGGTTATCGAAACCGACAGGGACGGCTGGATCAACTTCAATAAGGCAATCATGGAAGAAAGCCCGGAATTTGAAAGGCCAACCGGCGAAGACAAGACCTATGCGGAAGAAGTTTTCTTAATCTATTTCACTTCAGGAACCAGCGGCCCTCCAAAAATGGTTTCACATAAGCATACCTACTCATTAGGACATATCCCAACTGCAAAATACTGGCATAATGTTGTTGAAGACGGAATCCACCATACAGCTGCAGATACCGGTTGGGGAAAAGCGGTATGGGGAAACCTCTATGGTCAATGGATTGCAGGAACATCCATATTCATTTACGATTATGACAGGTTCAACGGAATCAAATTGCTTGAAAAAATCATCAAATATAAAGTGGATACATTCTGTGCACCACCTACAATTTACAGATTTATCATCAAAGAAAATATCGAAGGCTATGACCTTTCAAACTTAAAATACGTTACAACTGCTGGCGAACCGCTTCCTCCAGAAGTGTCTGAAAGATTCTATGACCTTTCAGGTTTAAGAATTAAAGAAGGATTCGGTCAAACTGAAACAACACTATCCATTGGAACATTCATCTGGCTAGATGCAAAAGTTGCTTCCATCGGTAAACCTTCCCCACTATTCGATTTGGAATTGTTGGATGAAAACGACAACAGAGTGGAAATTGGTGATGAAGGGGAACTATGTTTCAAAATGAATGACGGACCAAATCCAGGATTATTCAAAGATTATGTAAATGACGATGAAAAATACAAAAAACAAATCCACGACGGATATTACCATTGTGGAGACACCGCCTGGGTTGATGAAGACGGATACGTCCACTTCGTCGGAAGAAACGATGACATCATCAAATCTTCAGGTTATCGTATTGGACCGTACGAAGTAGAAAGTGCAGTCCTATCACACGAAGCAGTTGCACATTGTGCTATTACCGCTTATCCTGATGAAGTAAGAGGTCAAATCGTAAAAGCAACAATTATTTTACAGCCTGGCTTTGAACCATCAGATTCATTAACTAAAGACATTCAAAATCATGTGAAAAGAGTTACAGCTCCTTATAAATACCCAAGAATGGTTGAATACACAGACGAAATTCCTGAAACCATCAGCGGTAAAACAAGGAGAGTTGAAATAAGAGAAAAAGACCAAAAATAG
- a CDS encoding EhaD family protein, whose translation MEFFVSIIAIALMVIGAFGIIFLEKPLDKVIMFSILDAGFVLVVVLFKYLDVAMFAALADPLSTLVFILAIVKINEIRKNKLASGDAND comes from the coding sequence ATGGAGTTTTTCGTATCAATAATCGCAATCGCTTTAATGGTAATCGGAGCATTCGGTATAATATTCCTTGAAAAACCATTGGATAAGGTTATAATGTTTTCAATACTTGATGCAGGTTTCGTTTTAGTGGTTGTACTATTCAAATATTTGGATGTTGCAATGTTTGCAGCCCTAGCAGATCCATTATCTACATTAGTGTTCATTTTGGCTATTGTGAAAATTAATGAAATCAGAAAAAATAAGCTTGCAAGTGGTGATGCAAATGATTAG
- a CDS encoding 4Fe-4S dicluster domain-containing protein has product MTEEISYPVINKEICKGCMRCIVGCPQNAILLSQDMNNAGYQFAYYSGNGCTGCKDCYFTCPEPLALEVHQYKKIVDDSVAKMIKAKANQGGN; this is encoded by the coding sequence ATGACAGAAGAAATATCTTATCCAGTTATCAATAAAGAGATTTGCAAAGGCTGTATGAGATGTATAGTCGGATGTCCTCAAAATGCAATATTACTTTCACAAGACATGAACAACGCAGGATATCAATTTGCTTATTATAGTGGAAATGGCTGTACAGGATGCAAAGACTGTTACTTTACCTGTCCAGAACCATTAGCATTAGAAGTACATCAATATAAAAAAATCGTTGACGATTCAGTTGCAAAAATGATTAAAGCCAAAGCTAATCAAGGGGGAAATTAA
- a CDS encoding YhgE/Pip domain-containing protein, translating to MVSLRDILEFRKNTRENIFEILKLDLKSTTANPIVVLVLIAIMILPSLYGLINIYACWDPYENTDHVQFAIANEDKGAIYQGMKIDAGKDLVDMLKNNTDFEWVFVSSDELREGVHNGKYYAGMVVPANFSQSIVSITTDKPHSAILEYYVNEKTNPVAAKLADAAAKAVYNNINAEIVTFINVAAYDKLGELQDGLASGASQLSSGAVLLSNGAGQVSSGAGQVAGGANQLSSGAHQLSSGASELAGGASQVADGTHQVSTKANEVSTAVDDAAVVIKDHTSSPIIHEVVDNISTKVSNVSGRLNDLDNGAHAVSDGAYQLSGGANDLATGSDELASGTLSLAAGAELLANSAASALFTASSSLAGAAAGLDDVTGLNESQVGDYFYSPVKLDRHEEFPTHNYGSQVSPFYLVLCMWVGALITCVMLKTGTSIGTKYRPHEMYLAKLSLFSIIAILQTTITLLGCYLLGIDIHNHLVFILSCYFVAVIFMGLIYSLISVLGDVGKGIAIILLVFQISGTGGIYPVEIMNKIFGVLYPYLPMTHAINIVREAQLGLIWANYIPSFLILLGLGMAVVLISIILKRSFDKRTKYFEEKLEESNLFN from the coding sequence ATGGTTTCATTAAGGGATATACTTGAGTTTAGAAAAAATACTAGGGAAAATATTTTTGAAATATTGAAATTAGATTTAAAATCTACAACTGCAAATCCCATTGTTGTATTGGTATTGATAGCAATAATGATATTGCCTTCTTTATATGGTTTAATAAACATTTATGCGTGCTGGGACCCATATGAAAATACTGATCATGTTCAATTTGCAATTGCAAATGAAGATAAAGGAGCTATTTATCAGGGCATGAAAATAGATGCTGGAAAAGATCTAGTTGACATGCTGAAAAACAACACTGACTTTGAATGGGTATTTGTCAGCTCGGATGAACTGCGGGAAGGCGTTCATAATGGAAAGTATTATGCGGGTATGGTGGTTCCTGCCAATTTTAGTCAATCGATTGTTTCGATTACAACCGATAAACCGCATTCGGCGATACTGGAATATTATGTTAATGAAAAAACAAACCCTGTTGCCGCCAAGTTAGCTGATGCCGCTGCAAAAGCAGTATATAATAACATTAATGCAGAGATAGTTACATTTATTAATGTTGCAGCTTATGATAAGCTTGGAGAATTACAGGACGGTTTGGCTTCCGGTGCATCCCAATTGTCAAGTGGTGCAGTATTGTTGTCAAACGGTGCAGGTCAAGTGTCTAGCGGTGCCGGTCAGGTGGCTGGTGGTGCTAACCAATTGTCAAGCGGTGCTCATCAATTGTCTTCAGGTGCAAGTGAATTGGCTGGTGGAGCATCTCAGGTGGCTGACGGGACTCATCAAGTCTCTACAAAAGCCAATGAGGTTTCAACTGCTGTAGATGATGCTGCAGTAGTAATTAAAGACCATACTTCCAGTCCTATAATTCATGAAGTGGTCGATAATATTTCGACTAAGGTTTCAAATGTGTCCGGCAGATTGAATGATTTGGATAATGGTGCTCATGCAGTATCTGATGGAGCATATCAGTTATCTGGTGGTGCAAACGATCTTGCAACCGGGTCTGATGAATTGGCTAGTGGTACTTTAAGTTTAGCTGCTGGTGCGGAATTGCTTGCGAATTCTGCTGCTTCAGCATTGTTCACTGCTTCAAGTTCACTGGCAGGAGCTGCTGCCGGTTTGGATGATGTGACTGGTTTAAATGAAAGTCAAGTCGGTGATTATTTCTATTCTCCGGTTAAATTGGATAGGCATGAAGAATTCCCAACCCATAACTATGGTTCACAGGTGTCTCCATTTTATTTGGTTTTATGTATGTGGGTTGGTGCATTGATTACTTGTGTAATGTTGAAGACAGGAACAAGTATCGGTACTAAGTATAGGCCTCATGAAATGTACTTGGCTAAATTATCATTATTCAGCATTATAGCTATATTGCAGACTACTATAACCTTGTTAGGATGTTATCTGCTTGGAATTGATATTCATAACCATTTAGTTTTCATTCTTTCATGTTACTTCGTTGCTGTGATATTTATGGGACTGATCTATTCGCTGATATCCGTATTGGGTGATGTTGGAAAAGGAATAGCAATTATCTTATTGGTGTTCCAGATTTCAGGTACTGGAGGTATTTATCCGGTTGAAATTATGAATAAGATCTTTGGAGTACTGTATCCTTATTTACCAATGACTCATGCAATAAATATTGTTCGTGAAGCGCAGCTTGGTTTGATATGGGCTAATTACATACCGTCATTCTTAATACTGCTGGGATTAGGAATGGCTGTTGTTTTAATATCAATCATTTTAAAACGTAGTTTCGATAAGCGCACTAAATATTTCGAAGAAAAATTGGAGGAATCTAACCTTTTTAATTAA
- the ehaA gene encoding energy-converting NiFe hydrogenase A subunit EhaA: MFDLVDSTIFFASYGNVFGLSNITIGPFDIIIAYIVAIIVSIALALVLKIPLLPGKPYRYSFDVSAIYPTPIIAAGILSIFLVLNYTFMYNGLVLAVIIGILSALFVKYLFDFVFPKPLNEDEGEDI, translated from the coding sequence ATGTTTGATTTGGTTGATAGTACCATATTCTTTGCTTCTTATGGTAATGTGTTTGGGTTAAGCAATATAACCATTGGTCCATTTGATATTATTATAGCTTATATTGTAGCTATTATTGTTTCAATTGCTTTGGCGTTAGTTTTGAAAATCCCATTGTTACCTGGCAAACCATATAGGTATTCTTTTGATGTAAGTGCTATATATCCAACTCCAATAATAGCTGCGGGCATCCTTTCGATATTTTTAGTTTTAAATTACACTTTCATGTACAATGGACTTGTATTGGCGGTTATTATAGGTATTTTATCTGCATTATTTGTGAAATATTTATTTGATTTTGTATTTCCAAAGCCTCTAAATGAAGATGAGGGGGAGGATATTTAA
- a CDS encoding EhaE family protein yields the protein MISVSLFFYFGIILAIVGSIATAWGPGVNDPIVRTFNTEVASIGVCLVLLCYNHVLALLTFLATTVIITLILFRAIIRLEEMGADV from the coding sequence ATGATTAGCGTTTCATTATTTTTCTACTTTGGAATAATTCTGGCAATTGTAGGAAGTATTGCTACAGCATGGGGTCCTGGAGTAAACGACCCTATTGTAAGGACATTCAATACTGAAGTTGCATCTATCGGTGTCTGCTTGGTTTTATTATGTTATAATCACGTTCTGGCGTTATTGACATTCTTGGCTACAACCGTTATTATTACTTTAATCCTATTTAGAGCTATTATTCGTTTGGAAGAAATGGGGGCAGATGTATGA
- a CDS encoding DUF2109 domain-containing protein has product MYVEIIGIIVIFVALRALVTRNRAERLLYINVIGFGVSAIIALVINTPFALVVAAAFFICSTISANAIAYTLKRLDDEILLE; this is encoded by the coding sequence ATGTATGTTGAAATTATAGGTATCATAGTCATATTCGTAGCATTAAGAGCTTTAGTAACAAGAAACAGAGCTGAAAGACTTTTATACATAAATGTAATCGGATTTGGAGTATCAGCTATTATAGCATTGGTAATCAATACTCCTTTTGCTCTTGTTGTTGCTGCGGCGTTCTTTATCTGTTCTACAATTAGTGCAAACGCAATTGCTTATACCTTAAAAAGGTTAGATGATGAAATACTGTTGGAGTGA
- the gatD gene encoding Glu-tRNA(Gln) amidotransferase subunit GatD: MTYKENAKNYMENYGLGIGDTIKVNKEDISYTGILLDRPEDADDGYLVIKLSSGYNIGVAIEDTTAELIEKGEKPKIGFGETEIPHDETKQNISIVSTGGTVSSVIDYRTGAVHPKFTASDLVKANPELLDYANYNVKALYNILSEDMKPEYWVKAAEEIANDISSGADGVVIAHGTDTMHYTAAALSFMLKTPVPIILTGAQRSSDRPSSDANINLIDSVIAAKSDLAEVCVCMHGSLNDEYTYLHKGTKVRKMHTSRRDTFRSINAQPIAKIQNKQVNINPEYDYTKRGENELELNCSIESQVGFIKSFPGISKDYIEYHIDKGYKGLVIEGTGLGHVPNDLIDSFKRAKDENIPVIMTSQCLYGRVNMNVYSTGRNILDAGVISGIDMTPETTYVKLCWALGQSDDYDKVKEIMQTNIAGEFGQKSSIKDFLN, encoded by the coding sequence ATGACTTATAAAGAAAATGCTAAAAATTATATGGAAAATTATGGTTTAGGTATTGGAGATACCATTAAAGTCAACAAGGAAGACATCTCCTATACAGGTATTTTGCTTGATAGGCCAGAAGATGCTGATGATGGATATCTTGTAATCAAATTATCAAGCGGTTACAATATCGGCGTGGCTATTGAAGATACTACCGCAGAACTCATTGAAAAGGGTGAAAAGCCTAAAATAGGATTCGGGGAAACTGAAATTCCACATGATGAAACAAAACAGAACATTTCAATCGTTTCAACAGGCGGTACAGTATCCTCCGTTATTGATTACAGAACTGGAGCAGTACATCCTAAATTTACAGCATCAGACCTTGTAAAGGCAAACCCTGAATTATTGGACTATGCCAATTATAACGTTAAAGCGTTATATAACATTTTAAGTGAAGATATGAAACCTGAATACTGGGTTAAGGCTGCAGAAGAGATAGCTAACGACATTTCCAGCGGTGCAGATGGTGTTGTAATAGCTCACGGTACCGATACAATGCATTATACTGCGGCTGCATTAAGTTTCATGTTAAAGACACCTGTTCCTATTATTCTTACCGGTGCTCAAAGAAGTTCAGACAGGCCTTCAAGTGACGCCAACATTAACCTGATTGATTCTGTAATAGCTGCAAAGTCAGATCTTGCAGAAGTATGTGTCTGTATGCATGGTAGTTTAAACGACGAATACACCTACCTGCACAAAGGAACAAAGGTCAGGAAAATGCATACTTCAAGAAGAGATACCTTCAGAAGCATTAACGCACAACCAATAGCTAAAATCCAAAACAAGCAAGTCAACATCAATCCCGAATATGACTACACTAAAAGAGGGGAAAATGAACTTGAATTGAATTGCTCTATCGAATCCCAAGTAGGATTTATCAAAAGCTTCCCCGGCATCTCAAAAGACTACATTGAATATCATATTGATAAGGGCTACAAAGGCCTTGTAATTGAAGGAACCGGTCTTGGACATGTTCCAAATGACCTGATTGACTCATTTAAAAGAGCAAAAGATGAAAACATCCCTGTTATTATGACTTCACAATGCCTTTACGGCAGAGTTAACATGAACGTTTACTCAACAGGACGTAACATTCTCGATGCCGGCGTGATTTCAGGTATTGACATGACCCCTGAAACCACATATGTAAAATTATGCTGGGCATTAGGTCAAAGCGATGATTACGACAAAGTAAAAGAGATTATGCAAACAAACATTGCAGGTGAATTCGGACAGAAATCTTCAATCAAGGATTTCTTAAACTAG
- a CDS encoding 2-oxoacid:acceptor oxidoreductase family protein, whose protein sequence is MSEKELNKDYELQVRRNPQSLLEEYPRKGTNIQSTHYCAGCGHGIIHKLIAECMDELGIQDRCVMISPVGCSVYAYFYFNCGNFQTAHGRAPAVATGISRAEDNAIVMSYQGDGDLASIGLNETLQAANRGEKIAVFFVNNTVYGMTGGQMAPTTLIGEKTVTCQTGRDPNYTGHPTHMCELINTLKAPVYIERVSLANPLKIRLAKFAIKQALTVQKEGKGYSFVEILSPCPTNLKQDVASAQKFIEEQMEKEFPVKNFRNNLYTKEPVIRPKSDFSTESLDKIFNVSRDGDSGYVDDETIKPTSIKVSGFGGQGVLSAGLTIAQAACAEGKHVSWYPSYGPEQRGGKSNCSVVISNETIGTPVVDDIDILIALNKPSLEQFSQDVKDGGVILYDSKIGEFETERDIKVIAMPCVDIAEEHGNAKTANTALLGALTELTDALKRESYENAIREMFASKPKVIDVNIEVLEAGAEWLKNNS, encoded by the coding sequence ATGAGTGAAAAAGAATTAAATAAAGATTATGAATTACAAGTACGTAGAAATCCACAATCCCTTTTGGAAGAGTATCCTAGAAAAGGAACCAATATCCAATCTACTCACTACTGTGCAGGTTGTGGACATGGAATCATACACAAATTAATTGCCGAATGTATGGATGAACTTGGAATCCAAGACAGATGCGTAATGATATCCCCTGTAGGATGTTCAGTGTACGCATATTTCTACTTCAACTGCGGAAACTTCCAAACTGCTCACGGAAGAGCGCCTGCAGTAGCTACAGGTATTTCAAGAGCTGAAGACAATGCAATCGTTATGAGCTATCAGGGAGATGGGGATTTAGCTTCCATCGGTTTAAACGAAACCCTTCAGGCTGCAAACAGAGGAGAAAAAATTGCAGTATTTTTCGTGAACAATACCGTTTACGGAATGACAGGCGGACAAATGGCTCCTACAACATTAATCGGTGAAAAGACAGTCACTTGTCAAACCGGAAGAGACCCTAACTATACAGGACACCCTACCCACATGTGTGAGTTGATCAATACATTAAAAGCTCCTGTCTACATCGAAAGGGTTTCCCTTGCAAATCCATTAAAAATCAGACTTGCAAAATTCGCGATCAAACAGGCATTGACAGTTCAAAAAGAAGGAAAAGGATATTCATTTGTTGAAATATTATCACCTTGCCCTACTAACTTAAAACAAGATGTGGCAAGTGCTCAAAAATTCATCGAAGAACAAATGGAAAAAGAATTCCCGGTCAAAAACTTCAGAAACAACTTATACACCAAAGAACCTGTCATAAGACCGAAAAGTGACTTTTCAACAGAATCCCTGGATAAAATATTTAATGTTTCAAGAGACGGCGATTCAGGATATGTTGATGATGAAACCATTAAGCCGACAAGCATCAAGGTTTCAGGATTCGGAGGTCAGGGAGTATTGAGTGCTGGCCTTACAATAGCTCAGGCAGCCTGTGCTGAAGGAAAACATGTTTCATGGTATCCGAGCTACGGACCGGAACAGAGGGGAGGAAAATCAAATTGTTCTGTAGTAATATCCAATGAAACCATTGGAACACCTGTCGTTGATGACATTGATATTCTTATTGCCTTAAACAAACCGTCTTTAGAACAGTTCTCACAGGACGTTAAGGATGGTGGAGTAATACTTTACGATTCAAAAATCGGTGAATTCGAAACAGAAAGAGACATCAAAGTCATTGCAATGCCTTGTGTAGACATTGCTGAAGAGCATGGAAATGCAAAAACAGCAAACACCGCACTTTTAGGTGCATTGACTGAATTGACTGATGCATTAAAACGTGAATCTTATGAAAATGCTATTCGTGAAATGTTTGCATCCAAACCTAAGGTGATTGATGTAAACATTGAAGTGCTGGAAGCCGGAGCGGAATGGCTAAAAAACAATTCATAG